In Trichoderma asperellum chromosome 1, complete sequence, a single window of DNA contains:
- a CDS encoding uncharacterized protein (BUSCO:EOG092D4X9F), with amino-acid sequence MGDRLTQLQDAVDQFAQQLVAAMHFVHVHHDLQTLGPKDKIREPKEQVPREVDALPPQDFRAGMVELSRDLIVKEQQIEVLISTLPGLDNSQQDQERHIKDLEEDLKTAKTQRVEALKERDNILTELDAIIRTLRRP; translated from the exons ATGGGGGACCGACTCACGCAGCTGCAAGATGCAGTTGATCAG TTTGCACAGCAGCTCGTTGCTGCTATGCACTTTGTCCACGTCCACCACGATCTCCAGACGCTAGGACCGAAAGACAAGATCCGCGAACCCAAGGAGCAAGTTCCAAGAGAAG TGGACGCGCTGCCTCCTCAAGACTTTCGAGCTGGCATGGTCGAGCTGTCGCGCGACTTGATTGTTAAGGAGCAGCAAATCGAAGTCCTCATCTCCACGCTTCCTGGACTCGACAATAGTCAACAAGATCAAGAGCGGCATATCAAGGATCTCGAGGAAGATCTAAAGACGGCCAAGACGCAGCGGGTGGAAGCGCTGAAGGAGAGGGACAACATATTAACCGAACTTGACGCTATCATCCGCACCTTACGGCGGCCATGA
- a CDS encoding uncharacterized protein (TransMembrane:2 (i252-270o282-310i)~BUSCO:EOG092D3CY0), producing the protein MAAPPPQGPPPGAMPMGMPMPGPGFMGQQPTPEQIQQIQQRIAEDAQKAGMSVPQFIEHIKQQQMARMRAMQQAAAQQQAQQQGGHEGHNHPHPHPHPHPHPHPQQGQPQQGQPQPITPGPPNPKGLAVAKFLRSQDLKPRTSILNGERKDMFKVKRALRALQSPAYEKARKKNPLLPEITDRASLENTFKLLPLSMLALRVSKLEPQPGPNGKKPKRVKGQWNVRIEQQQEAKEEMYYVWLWEGSQVKRQLYAALALVIIFIVVLYPLWPLKLRQGVYYLSWGMLGLLGLFFAMAIFRVILFCITYFVVPPGLWLYPNLWEDVSFMDSFRPVWAWHETEKPKKKKKSKSVATNSVMAAATGQIAPTTATTTGTDTQVDVAPQQQKAYEAPKVEELADDE; encoded by the exons ATggctgcgccgccgccgcaaggGCCGCCTCCAGGCGCAATGCCCATGGGAATGCCCATGCCTGGCCCAGGTTTCATGGGACAGCAGCCTACGCCCGAGCAGATCCAGCAGATTCAACAGAGGATTGCTGAAGATGCCCAAAAGGCTGGCATGTCGGTGCCTCAATTTATCGAGCacatcaagcagcagcagatggcgCGCATGCGCGCGATGCAACAGGCCgctgcgcagcagcaagcgcagcagcaaggaggACATGAGGGCCATAACCATCCTCACCCGCACCCTCACCCTCACCCTCACCCTCACCCTCAGCAGGGCCAGCCTCAACAGGGACAGCCTCAGCCCATCACCCCTGGCCCGCCGAATCCAAAGGGACTGGCCGTTGCCAAGTTCTTGCGCAGCCAGGACTTGAAGCCACGTACCTCGATTCTGAACGGCGAGCGCAAAGACATGTTCAAGG TCAAGCGTGCCCTGCGAGCGCTGCAGTCCCCTGCTTATGAAAAGGCTCGAAAGAAGAATCCTCTGCTGCCAGAAATCACCGACCGGGCGTCTCTAGAGAACACCTTTAAGCTGCTGCCCCTCAGCATGCTTGCGCTGCGAGTTTCCAAGCTCGAGCCACAGCCCGGCCCCAACGGCAAGAAGCCCAAGCGTGTCAAGGGCCAGTGGAATGTCAGAatagagcagcagcaggaggccaaggaggaaatgTACTACGTATGGCTTTGGGAAGGTAGCCAGGTCAAGCGTCAGCTGTATGCCGCCCTTGCCctggtcatcatcttcatcgtcgtgCTGTACCCTCTCTGGCCGCTGAAGCTGCGACAAGGTGTTTACTACTTGAGCTGGGGCAtgcttggtcttcttggtcTCTTCTTCGCTATGGCTATTTTCCGTGTTATCCTGTTCTGCATCACATACTTTGTCGTACCCCCTGGTCTCTGGCTGTACCCCAACCTCTGGGAGGACGTTTCTTTCATGGACAGTTTCCGACCAGTTTGGGCTTGGCATGAG ACCgagaagccgaagaagaagaagaagtcaaagTCTGTTGCGACTAACTCTGTTATGGCTGCGGCTACTGGACAAATCGCACCGACTACTGCAACGACAACAGGCACCGACACACAGGTCGACGTCGCtccccagcagcaaaaggcCTATGAGGCCCCCAAGGTGGAGGAGTTGGCAGACGATGAATGA
- a CDS encoding uncharacterized protein (EggNog:ENOG41): protein MSTTPGIIIPFDVSAHSHLVPYLAALHASCITHDHTIATFLLPLSHEKLLAWWKERIGETNEEKRVMLLLVSDLDPNGPIRGPEIKGVVMLWMPYSETGSFRGFVENLLVHKTHRGKGGAKALMSAIEAEALNRGRTLLLLDTESGSQAEAVFKTLGYTELGKVPGYGMSPAGGLRDGTFFYKTLQL, encoded by the exons ATGTCCACTACTCCTGGTATCATCATACCCTTTGACGTCTCAGCGCACTCTCATCTCGTTCCTTACCTCGCAGCCCTTCATGCTTCATGCATCACACATGATCACACAATCGCTACATTCTTGCTTCCGCTGTCACACGAGAAGCTGCTAGCGTGGTGGAAGGAGCGCATTGGGGAGAcaaatgaagagaagagggtgaTGCTGCTTCTGGTGAGCGACCTGGATCCAAACGGCCCCATCAGGGGCCCGGAGATCAAAGGAGTCGTCATGCTATGGATGCCATATTCAGAGACGGGCTCATTCCGGGGCTTCGTAGAAAACCTCCTCGTGCACAAAACCCATCGAGGCAAGGGTGGTGCAAAGGCGCTGATGAGCGCAATAGAGGCAGAAGCCTTGAATCGTGGTCGAACGTTACTG CTACTCGACACCGAGAGCGGCAGCCAGGCAGAAGCAGTTTTCAAGACACTCGGATACACTGAACTTGGAAAGGTTCCAGGATACGGCATGAGCCCAGCAGGAGGCTTGAGAGATGGCACATTTTTCTACAAGACGCTTCAGCTATGA
- a CDS encoding uncharacterized protein (TransMembrane:1 (n3-18c23/24o617-634i)~SECRETED:SignalP(1-24)), translated as MRLTSLTLLSGLAAFGLFGSSVAADDDSTAPKETYFDSLPVPPLMELTPKNFEEVANKTKWLFVKHYSPFCHHCIAYAPIFQTAYEFYYTSKPEGAGETDFTKFYDFKFASINCIAFSDLCVQHDIKLYPTTILYEEGKVVRSETGGQNITFLSSIIEETLEKSKPGSRPKTLDLPKPGDKKRPAVDPKRAKEVEAGKVPKKPVATPNEEGTSVPLTAENFQRLVTMTQDPWFIKFYAPWCPHCQDMAPTWEQLAKTMKGKLNIGEVNCDKETRLCKDVGARAYPTILFFKGGERSEYEGLRGLGDFIQYAEKAVDLASGVPDVDLASFKAMEQKEDVIFVYFYDHATTSEDFQAIERLPLSLIGHAKLVKTKDPAMYDRFKITTWPRFMVSREGRPTYYPPLTPNAMRDTNQVLDWMRSVWLPLVPELLVTNARQIMDHKIVVLGVLNRDDQESFQGALREMKSAANEWMDRQIQEFQLERKKLRDAKQMRIEEAEDRDDQRALRAAKAIHVDMNNSGRREVAFAWVDGVAWQRWIRTTYGIDVKDGERIIINDQDNRKYWDNTVTGNYILVSRTSILETLDKVVYTPQALKPKLTISPFEKVFFDIRLSFTDHPYLSLGCVVGIAFGIFSWLRGRSRRGRGHFRLEDSISIRDFKEGFLGGSNGNTKAD; from the exons ATGCGGCTGACATCTCTTACTCTGCTCTCTGGCCTTGCTGCCTTTGGGCTGTTTGGATCCTCTGTCGCCGCCGACGATGATTCAACGGCCCCGAAAGAGACCTACTTCGACTCTCTCCCAGTGCCTCCCTTGATGGAGCTGACCCCCAAAAACTTTGAAGAAGTAGCGAACAAAACGAAATGGCTATTTGTGAAGCACTATAG CCCCTTTTGCCACCATTGCATTGCGTATGCCCCGATTTTCCAAACCGCATACGAATTCTACTATACATCTAAGCCGGAAGGGGCTGGCGAGACGGACTTCACCAAGTTCTATGACTTCAAATTCGCTTCTATCAACTGCATTGCTTTTAGCGACCTTTGTGTTCAACATGACATCAAATTATACCCCACCACAATTCTCTATGAAGAGGGCAAGGTGGTCCGAAGCGAGACGGGTGGCCAGAATATTACCTTCCTCTCTAGCATTATTGAAGAAACTTTGGAGAAGTCGAAGCCTGGTAGCCGACCGAAAACTCTCGATCTGCCCAAACCAGGGGATAAGAAGCGCCCAGCCGTCGATCCGAAACGAGCGAAAGAGGTTGAGGCTGGCAAGGTACCCAAGAAGCCAGTTGCCACGCCAAATGAAGAGGGAACGTCGGTACCCTTGACGGCTGAGAACTTCCAGCGTCTGGTGACAATGACCCAAGACCCCTGGTTCATCAAGTTTTATGCTCCTTGGTGCCCTCACTGTCAAGACATGGCGCCTACCTGGGAACAGCTAGCTAAGACTATGAAGGGTAAGCTGAATATCGGAGAAGTCAACTGTGACAAGGAGACGCGTTTGTGCAAGGATGTCGGTGCCCGAGCATACCCCACGATTCTCTTTTTCAAGGGTGGTGAGCGTTCTGAGTATGAGGGGCTTCGAGGCTTGGGTGACTTCATTCAGTATGCTGAAAAGGCCGTCGATCTCGCCAGCGGTGTTCCTGATGTCGACCTTGCGTCATTCAAAGCCATGGAGCAGAAAGAGGATGTCATCTTTGTCTACTTTTATGATCATGCCACCACCTCCGAAGACTTCCAGGCCATTGAGAGGCTGCCTCTCAGCCTCATCGGGCATGCCAAGCTTGTCAAGACCAAAGACCCCGCCATGTATGATCGCTTCAAGATCACCACCTGGCCACGGTTTATGGTTTCGAGAGAAGGGCGCCCCACCTACTACCCCCCTCTCACACCCAACGCTATGAGAGATACAAATCAAGTGTTGGACTGGATGAGATCGGTCTGGCTTCCTCTTGTCCCTGAACTGTTGGTGACAAACGCGCGCCAGATAATGGATCACAAGATTGTTGTGCTGGGTGTCTTGAACCGGGACGACCAGGAATCATTCCAGGGCGCCCTTCGAGAGATGAAGAGTGCGGCAAACGAATGGATGGATAGACAGATCCAAGAATTCCAactggagaggaagaagttgCGAGATGCCAAGCAAATGAGAAtcgaagaagctgaagatcGAGACGACCAGCGCGCCCTGCGagctgccaaggccatcCATGTTGATATGAACAACTCTGGGCGGAGGGAAGTTGCTTTTGCCTGGGTTGACGGTGTTGCCTGGCAGCGCTGGATTCGCACCACCTATGGCATTGACgtcaaagatggagaaagaaTCATTATTAATGACCAAGAT AACCGAAAGTACTGGGACAATACCGTGACTGGCAACTACATTCTTGTCAGCCGCACATCTATCCTCGAGACCCTCGACAAGGTCGTTTACACCCCACAGGCCCTGAAGCCTAAGCTTACCATTTCTCCGTTTGAAAAGGTCTTCTTTGATATTCGCCTCTCTTTCACTGACCACCCCTATCTGTCACTTGGCTGCGTTGTTGGCATTGCCTTTGGTATCTTCTCCTGGCTGCGTGGCCGCTCTCGTCGTGGCCGTGGCCACTTCCGGCTGGAGGATTCTATCAGCATTAGGGACTTCAAGGAGGGGTTCCTTGGTGGTTCTAACGGCAACACCAAGGCTGACTGA
- a CDS encoding uncharacterized protein (TransMembrane:2 (o306-325i337-354o)~EggNog:ENOG41) → MADDLFIYNGGWKDLEHRLWLDRFLPRRILEENAMPTSDGIPSKGGFNDPLFALNGIRSRLAELAEHTTWVQSGNNITIPPRVQHEDSGFLSANDPGSAQGMHQRYQCPHSSHPYASNFTQSSVDETSCQIGQPKTEEQLLTELEGFYEDSAVAESKWTFDYHSIHAIKDPLRWYWKALESPAKPHEGQHTTLNTPYSMFNYGHSKAWPSSHSSRSQFSGRRGQKSTSSVHTRMERNEIQGFLKSLKHNIRSNLEQMRNFFDLVSSTMALLDDAKIPLDMIGDELLEWLKKIELLSDQLFERFRRFYSQFLIYVLIFFCLFNEFPNSIRHLCTTMPWTIWPALVVLWGVCWMFYSESGSESGSNKAPEGESLFPSDQQRQLLNLQDGDLGNDTGINLPITALTDNTAIPISPWDWAAIPDWGASYETTQTEAAIFAMTPGRNEIVCINQSLSNEFSNAVSFSASKPLHESQMNVNLTSQTTGASSSTNRISRRTQRGPFKCPDCGKTFARSDSLKRHRNEMHTEVVEEFLCPNLGCKKSEKGHGFKRRDKLEKHENNSCKGWVPSTSSNQSTASTPPMAVSTPDDITSAPLIHQESIPAARIDSGSLSNGGTLENQDVMLKLQRLCRTKQEALLRKEKDCEVERKDIAHLCAVIELLKGSIGNTN, encoded by the exons ATGGCAGACGatttgtttatttataatgGCGGTTGGAAGGACCTAGAGCATCGGCTCTGGTTGGACAGGTTCCTACCCAGAAGAATCCTAGAAGAAAATGCTATGCCTACCTCAGATGGCATTCCTAGCAAGGGTGGCTTCAATGACCCTCTTTTTGCCTTGAATGGAATCAGGTCTCGTTTGGCTGAACTTGCTGAACATACTACGTGGGTCCAATctggtaataatataacgaTACCACCAAGGGTCCAGCACGAGGACAGCGGTTTTCTCTCTGCAAACGATCCAGGATCTGCTCAAGGCATGCATCAAAGATATCAATGTCCACACTCTTCCCATCCTTATGCGTCCAACTTTACCCAGAGCTCGGTGGATGAGACCTCTTGCCAGATTGGGCAGCCCAAGACAGAAGAGCAGCTTTTGACCGAACTCGAAGGCTTCTACGAGGACTCAGCCGTGGCAGAAAGCAAATGGACGTTCGATTATCATTCAATACACGCCATCAAAGACCCCCTGCGCTGGTATTGGAAGGCCTTGGAAAGCCCGGCCAAGCCACATGAAGGGCAGCACACGACCCTGAATACGCCGTACAGTATGTTCAATTATGGACACTCTAAAGCCTGGCCAAGCTCCCACAGTTCACGGAGTCAGTTTTCGGGCAGACGGGGACAAAAGTCAACATCCAGTGTACACACAAGAATGGAGAGAAATGAAATACAAGGCTTCCTCAAATCTTTAAAACACAATATTCGATCCAATTTGGAACAAATGAGGAATTTCTTCGACTTGGTCTCGTCTACAATGGCTTTGCTAGATGATGCCAAGATACCACTGGACATGATCGGAGATGAGCTATTAGAGTGGCTTAAAAAGATCGAACTACTTTCTGACCAGCTGTTCGAACGTTTTCGGCGTTTTTATTCTCAATTTCTCATTTACGTCTTGAtatttttctgtctttttaATGAGTTTCCAAACAGTATAAGACACCTCTGTACAACGATGCCATGGACAATTTGGCCAGCATTGGTGGTGTTATGGGGCGTATGTTGGATGTTTTATTCCGAATCAGGGTCCGAATCAGGGTCCAACAAAGCACCTGAAGGAGaatctctttttccttctgatCAGCAGAGGCAATTATTGAATCTTCAAG ACGGTGATTTAGGAAATGATACCGGCATAAACTTGCCCATTACGGCCCTAACCGATAATACTGCGATCCCGATATCTCCCTGGGATTGGGCTGCTATTCCTGACTGGGGGGCTAGCTATGAGACGACTCAGACCGAAGCAGCTATATTTGCGATGACACCTGGTCGAAACGAAATTGTTTGCATTAATCAGTCTCTTTCGAATGAATTTTCAAACgctgtttctttctctgcATCAAAACCTCTCCACGAGTCTCAAATGAATGTCAATCTTACGAGTCAAACCACAGGCGCCTCCAGCTCAACAAATAG AATCAGCAGGCGCACCCAACGGGGCCCATTCAAATGTCCGGACTGCGGCAAGACATTTGCCAGATCAGATAGTTTGAAACGTCATAGGAACGAAATGCATACCGAAGTTGTAGAAGAATTTCTTTGTCCCAACTTGGGCTGTAAGAAATCTGAAAAGGGCCATGGATTCAAAAGACGCGATAAGTTAGAAAAACATGAAAATAATTCATGCAAGGGTTGGGTGCCATCAACTTCGTCAAACCAGAGCACGGCAAGTACGCCACCCATGGCCGTCTCTACGCCCGATGATATTACAAGCGCACCTCTAATACACCAAGAGAGCATCCCCGCGGCGAGGATAGACAGTGGATCATTGTCGAATGGTGGAACTTTGGAGAATCAAGACGTGATGTTGAAGCTACAAAGGCTCTGTCGAACAAAACAGGAGGCTCTTctgaggaaagaaaaggattgCGAAGTTGAGCGTAAAGACATCGCTCATCTATGTGCAGTTATTGAACTATTGAAGGGCTCGATTGGGAATACGAATTGA
- a CDS encoding uncharacterized protein (TransMembrane:10 (i280-298o318-336i348-369o375-397i417-438o458-478i499-520o532-560i572-592o598-618i)), giving the protein MSPATNGNSGPSGHEHPAFSSSFRSGSPLAEQVLAQDIAACSDDDFDPADDLLDPEQPHHFMYRRPSGVAYGAARPAFNPSGLEEPILTPLERKQSRDAERSLLRDNHVLPPKHANKSQSLPARMYRKLFSTKVPVEESSDETDEDEPLLSRDPDRDYGTQPRRQRSEVEGEEDVDEQWEEAITAGRIRTTWQREAKTVLSYCGPLIVTFFLQYSINVAGIFAVGRIGTIELGAISLANMSQAISCLAPFQGLATSLDTLCAQAYGSGHKHLVGLQCQRMACFLLTLSVPVIMLWLFGAEPILQRMVPNPESARLAALYLRVMIFAIPGVILFECGKRFTQAQGLFQATTYVLLFAAPFNVFLTWLLVWKLEYGFVGAPMAVAITENILPLLLFCYVRFVNGRECWGGFSRRALNNWWVMIRLALPGMIMVEAEWLAFEILTLLASRFGSDYLAAQSVVSTIASISYQIPFPMSIAASTRVANLIGAGLVDAARVTGKVTFVIHCILGLLNFTLYSSLRFHLPLLFTDDETVISIVASILPVVAVMQVFDCMSAGAHGLLRGIGKQSIGGPVNLISYYAISLPISLALSFGLGWKLQGLWAGVSVGLFLVTTIEYTYLLKTDWKQAAREAAVRNAAG; this is encoded by the exons ATGAGTCCCGCGACCAATGGTAACTCTGGGCCTTCTGGCCATGAGCACCCGGCCTTTTCGTCCTCGTTCCGCTCGGGCTCGCCTCTTGCCGAGCAGGTTCTGGCCCAAGACATCGCAGCGTGCTCCGACGATGACTTTGACCCCGCCGATGACCTGCTTGACCCCGAGCAGCCCCATCACTTTATGTACCGCCGACCAAGCGGCGTGGCTTACGGAGCAGCGCGGCCTGCCTTCAATCCCAGTgggctggaagagcccaTATTGACACCGCTGGAGCGAAAGCAGTCTCGCGATGCTGAGCGCAGCCTTTTGCGAGACAACCATGTCCTTCCCCCGAAACACGCCAACAAGAGCCAGTCGTTGCCCGCTCGAATGTACCGAAAGCTGTTCAGTACCAAGGTTCCCGTCGAAGAATCCAGCGACGAGAccgacgaggacgagccGCTGCTCTCCCGTGATCCAGACCGTGACTACGGCACACAGCCCAGACGGCAGCGATCTGAagtggagggagaggaagacgTGGATGAGCAGTGGGAGGAAGCCATAACGGCCGGGCGGATTCGCACCACATGGCAGCGTGAAGCAAAGACGGTTTTGTCCTACTGTGGACCTCTTATCGTCACCTTCTTCCTGCAATATTCGATCAACGTTGCGGGCATCTTTGCCGTTGGTCGAATTGGCACCATCGAGCTGGGGGCCATATCAT TGGCCAACATGTCGCAAGCCATCTCCTGCTTGGCCCCGTTCCAAGGCTTGGCCACCAGTTTAGATACTCTGTGCGCCCAGGCTTATGGATCTGGCCACAAGCATCTCGTCGGCTTGCAGTGCCAGCGCATGGCATGCTTCCTGCTTACCCTCTCTGTGCCCGTAATTATGCTGTGGCTGTTTGGAGCCGAGCCCATTTTGCAGCGCATGGTACCCAACCCCGAGTCTGCTCGACTTGCCGCCCTCTACCTCAGAGTCATGATCTTTGCGATTCCCGGCGTCATTCTCTTCGAGTGCGGCAAGCGCTTCACTCAGGCGCAGGGCCTCTTCCAGGCCACCACCTATGTCCTCCTGTTCGCTGCTCCCTTCAACGTCTTCCTCACTTGGTTGCTCGTCTGGAAGCTCGAGTATGGCTTCGTCGGCGCTCCCATGGCCGTTGCCATCACGGAGAACATCTTGCCacttctcctcttctgctaTGTGCGCTTTGTCAACGGCCGAGAATGTTGGGGCGGCTTCAGCAGGCGTGCGCTTAACAATTGGTGGGTCATGATCCGGCTGGCGCTGCCGGGTATGATCATGGTCGAAGCCGAGTGGCTCGCTTTCGAGATCCTGACCCTATTGGCCAGCCGCTTCGGATCTGACTACTTGGCGGCCCAGAGCGTTGTCTCGACGATTGCGTCCATCTCATACCAGATTCCTTTCCCCATGTCGATTGCTGCCTCTACCCGTGTTGCCAACTTGATTGGAGCCGGCCTTGTCGACGCAGCCAGAGTGACTGGCAAAGTG ACTTTTGTCATTCACTGTATCCTTGGATTGCTCAATTTCACACTCTACAGCAGCCTTCGATTTCACTTACCTCTGCTCTTCACCGACGATGAGACGGTTATTTCCATTGTCGCCAGCATTTTGCCTGTTGTCGCCGTCATGCAGGTGTTCGATTGCATGAGTGCTGGTGCCCACGGATTGCTACGTGGTATCGGCAAACAGAGCATAGGCGGACCAGTGAACCTGATTTCGTACTATGCTATATCGTTGCCCATTTCGCTCGCACTGTCCTTTGGACTTGGCTGGAAACTGCAAGGTCTATGGGCTGGTGTCAGCGTGGGCTTATTCCT GGTTACGACAATCGAATATACCTACCTGTTGAAGACTGACTGGAAACAAGCAGCTCGAGAGGCTGCCGTCAGAAATGCAGCGGGCTAG
- a CDS encoding uncharacterized protein (BUSCO:EOG092D1QPX): MASGGKWREEQVLVICPGSRTTMAQLGCGELSPPHHRIPTRMFRDEEDSNLWRPYYTYKRVTTIDGVENEEWVEDVDEDKGAVWPIEGGRIVQMDAFLAFLDHVHGLLTTTYHNTPIMLMASPQWTRPDCETIARYIFEKTKTPALCLIHSGIATQYGLKWPNMTVIDIGYEKVDVTAIHDGRVINHMDLGRPQPGRHISGGEVFTQKLQQLLTDKGFNHDMAEQLKKSGICEVLPYAPSQKNLVVLPVETADAARSAAAQGKAAESAAAESTTADGSVQDVPRIEEPTRTEDVAMEDNDGLDTNVDDDGVLDVATIVTSGQTKEFLAKKEKEKEKGRPGRKPKADKEAEAAAAARPVRQPNSKKVRNTFSYEEIIMEEVPKEVPAPIAEPEPTPMQGVESNSAAEGVPAAAPAVAPTESAAEPAAVPATEGLQSEKPAEPTSDAAAVGSEAAVDGANSSADSKPPAPEAAGTDNEPVIKSEVKSEEAKVNGNGDATTLATAPESKPTEAVNGNNGDKPDAAAADSNEPPELRPRKIRREIEVGLERFLFADRDEIDRIVTTIYRTIQGVEDMYMRPACWDNLVFVGNGSRLRGLKDNILQTLQARHIISPSTATMFTSELPSNVATPAGTGAQTPVGNFAGAPHQLSTSSVNPLLQAATTASTFGIPGRDTIQVATGSTPMVGSEAAGPASGHHFHSQTPTSIKTIALPTYLSEWSKNGFEEAMFLGAQVASRIAFCLHSNMDAQAIEAQKSMSLSRVDYNEHGPKGIRTHSMLS; encoded by the exons ATGGCCAGCGGCGGCAAATGGCGCGAGGAGCAGGTCCTCGTCATCTGCCCCGGCAGCAGGACCACCATGGCCCAGCTTGGCTGCGGCGAACTCTCGCCTCCACACCATCGCATCCCCACGAGGATGTTTAGAGACGAGGAGGATTCGAACCTGTGGCGGCCGTACTACACATATAAGAGGGTGACGACGATTGACGGCGTGGAGAATGAAGAGTGGGTGGAGGATGTGGACGAGGATAAGGGTGCCGTATGGCCAATCGAGG GTGGCCGCATCGTTCAGATGGATGCTTTTCTCGCCTTCCTGGACCACGTCCACGGCCTGCTCACCACGACATACCACAACACACCCATCATGCTGATGGCATCTCCGCAGTGGACGCGCCCCGACTGCGAGACCATTGCGCGGTATATCTTCGAGAAGACAAAGACGCCCGCGCTCTGTTTGATTCACAGCGGCATTGCCACGCAGTACGGTCTCAAGTGGCCCAACATGACCGTCATCGACATTGGCTACGAGAAGGTCGATGTCACGGCTATCCATGACGGACGGGTCATTAACCACATGGATCTTGGCCGACCACAGCCTGGACGACACATTAGTGGAGGAGAGGTCTTTACACAGaaactgcagcagctgctgacGGACAAGGGCTTCAACCACGACATGGCTGaacagctgaagaagagcggtATCTGCGAAGTGCTGCCGTACGCTCCATCTCAGAAGAATCTCGTTGTGCTCCCCGTTGAGACTGCAGACGCAGCACGCTCAGCGGCAGCTCAAGGCAAGGCAGCGGAATCAGCCGCAGCGGAATCTACAACGGCAGACGGATCCGTGCAGGATGTCCCCAGGATCGAGGAGCCTACTAGGACGGAGGATGTCGCTATGGAGGACAACGACGGCCTAGACACCaatgttgacgatgatggtgtcCTGGACGTTGCCACCATCGTCACCAGCGGCCAAACCAAGGAGTTCCTGgccaagaaggaaaaggagaaggagaagggcaGGCCTGGGCGAAAACCGAAAGCGGATAAGGAAGCGgaggcagctgctgctgcaaggcCTGTTCGACAGCCCAACTCCAAGAAGGTGCGCAACACGTTTTCATATGAGGAGATTATCATGGAAGAGGTCCCCAAGGAGGTGCCTGCGCCTATAGCTGAGCCAGAGCCCACGCCTATGCAAGGTGTGGAGAGCAACAGCGCCGCCGAAGGCGTTCCCGCAGCAGCCCCGGCCGTTGCCCCAACAGAATCGGCTGCAGAACCGGCAGCGGTGCCGGCAACAGAAGGATTGCAGAGCGAGAAGCCTGCTGAGCCCACGTCCGACGCAGCAGCGGTAGGAAGTGAGGCTGCTGTCGATGGCGCCAATAGCAGTGCAGACTCTAAGCCCCCTGCCCCTGAAGCAGCAGGAACCGACAACGAGCCTGTTATCAAGTCCGAAGTCAAGTCCGAAGAGGCAAAGGTCAACGGCAATGGCGATGCCACAACCTTGGCTACAGCCCCAGAGTCCAAGCCAACTGAAGCCGTCAACGGCAACAACGGCGACAAGCccgatgccgccgccgctgacTCCAACGAACCCCCCGAGCTCAGACCGCGCAAGATCCGCCGCGAAATCGAAGTCGGCCTGGAGCGTTTCCTCTTCGCGGACCGCGACGAAATCGACCGCATCGTCACCACCATCTACCGCACCATCCAGGGCGTCGAGGACATGTACATGCGCCCGGCCTGCTGGGACAACCTCGTCTTCGTGGGCAACGGCTCGCGGCTGCGCGGCCTCAAGGACAACATTCTGCAGACCCTGCAAGCGCGCCACATCATCTCGCCGTCCACGGCCACCATGTTCACGTCCGAGCTGCCCTCCAACGTCGCCACGCCCGCCGGTACAGGGGCCCAGACACCCGTCGGCAACTTTGCCGGAGCGCCGCACCAGCTGTCCACCAGCAGCGTCAACCCGCTGCTCCAGGCCGCCACCACGGCCAGCACCTTTGGCATCCCCGGCAGGGACACCATTCAAGTCGCTACGGGATCGACGCCCATGGTCGGCTCCGAGGCTGCTGGCCCGGCGAGCGGCCACCACTTCCACAGCCAGACGCCCACCAGCATCAAGACCATTGCGCTGCCGACGTACCTCAGCGAGTGGAGCAAGAACGGCTTCGAGGAGGCCATGTTCCTGGGCGCGCAGGTGGCTTCGAGGATAGCGTTTTGCCTGCACTCCAACATGGATGCTCAGGCGATTGAGGCGCAGAAGTCGATGAGTTTGAGCAGAGTGGACTACAA tgAACACGGCCCCAAAGGCATCCGAACACACTCCATGCTCAGCTAA